The DNA segment ATGAATCACAATTCTTTCAAACGGGTAAAGCAACTCAAAAGTAATTTGGTAATCCTCTAAAAAATATTTATCAAAAAAATGATTTTTGATTAAAATTTCTTGATAGCTTTTAAAAATTGCTTTCAAGACTTCCAAATGGTCGTCATAAAAGGCATAAATATCAGAATTTGCTAGCGATTCCAAAGAAACACATTCCGCACACAATTCATCATAAAATTTTAAAAAAAAAGTAGAATTGAGTAGAAATTGCGTGAAATTCCTAGCAAAGTTGCCTAATTTTTGTGTATTTTGATAATTTTCTTGAATTGCTTGATACAAATAAAAATTGCGCAAAAAAGGCGGAATCTTTCGCTTTCCCTCCACCCTTAAAATAAAATCTAAAAACTCGGCAATACTTTTTGCACTCGGTAAAAAATCCTCTGTATAATTTTGCACAAAAAAATGCTTCATTGCGCGTGTATTGGAAAACAAATGGAGGCTTTCCACCTTTTATCCCAAATGTTTTTTGGCAGTTTGTATTACATTTTCCACACTAAAACCAAAATACTTAAATAATTCCTCGCCCTTTCCGCTTGCGCCAAAACTAGACATACCAATCACTTCCTCTGCAAAAGCAAACCATTCCAAAGCACGACTTGCTTCTAATGCAATGACTTTGCCTTTCAACAAAGAATCCCGATAATCTTTGCTCTCCTGTATAAATAAATCATAACAAGGCACACTAACAACTTGCGTTGAGATTCCCTCTTGTTCTAGCTTTTCAGCACTCTTTAGAGCAAGCTCTATTTCGCTGCCACTTGCTAGAAGTGTGATTTTTGGGTTTTGCAAATCCAATTTAGAAGCCAATTTCAAATATGCACCTTTTTGCACGTTTTCTTTAGAAACTTTTTCTAAAATTGGTAAATTTTGACGACTTAAAACAAACGCGCATGGTCCCTTAATCTCAAAAGCCACTTGCCAACAAGCAACATTTTCAAAGGCGTCGCAAGGACGAAAAACATTGAGGTTTGGCATAGCGCGAAAATGGCTTAACTGCTCAATAGGTTCGTGTGTCGCCCCATCTTCTCCAACACCGATAGAATCGTGTGTCCAAATATAAAAGACTTTACTTTGCATTAAGCTTGCCACTCTAACACTTGGTGCTAAATAATCACTAAACACAAAAAAGGTAGCACAAAATGGCAAAAACAAACCATAATTAGCCATTGCATTACTGATTGCGCCCATTGCGTGTTCTCGGATTCCAAAGTGAAAATTTCTACCCTTTGGAAAATCTCCCTTGCCTTTTAATTCTGTATTATTGGACGGAGCTAAATCCGCGCTTCCCCCAACAAATCCGGGTAAAGCCTGTGCGATTGCATTCAAGATGATTCCATTACTTGCACGCGTTGCAATTGCTTTGCCTTGCGCTTCTTGTTCTTCAAAGTTTGGATAAACAATTTTGCTAAAATCTGGCTTCAACATTTCCTCTAAAAGAGATTTCTGGCTACTTTCTGCAAAGATTTGATTCCATTTATGATTTTCTAATTCTCCTAATTCTGCGGTATTTTGGAAGCGAATTTTGCAAGATTGCGGGATAAAAAACTGCTCCTCTGGATTGAATCCCAAGCTCTCTTTTGAGATGCAAATCTCCTCTGCCCCTAGCGGTGCTCCGTGTGCTTTATGCGAGCCGCAGAATTTTTGCGAACCTTTGGCAATTTGTGTTTTTGCAATAATTAGCACGGGCTTAAGCGCACTTTTTGCCTTTTTTAAAGCCTCATCAATCTCTAGGAAATTATGTCCATCTATGCTGAACACCTCCCAATTTTGAGCCTCAAAACGCGCCTTGATATTTTCGCTCATCGCAATGCAACAATCTCCCTCAATCGTAATGTTATTAGAATCATAAATTAAAATTAAATTGTTTAAGCCGTGATGCCCAGCAAGCGAAGCAGCTTCATACGAAATACCCTCTTCTAAATCCCCATCGCCACACAAACAATAGACTTTGTGATGAATCAAATCCTCACCTAGCATAGAAGCAGCAAGCTTACCCGCCATTGCAAACCCGACTGCATTTGCGATTCCTTGTCCTAGCGGTCCTGTGGTGATTTCAACTCCGGGAGTATGTTTGTATTCTGGGTGTCCGGGCGTTTTAGAACCAAATTTACGAAAGTTTTTCAAATCCTCCAAGCTCACTTCAAAACCCCATAAATGCAGCAGAGAATACACAAGCGCACTTGCGTGCCCACCACTAAAAATCAATCTATCACGATTAATCCACTTAGGATTTTTTGGATTTAGTCTAATATGGAATCCAAGCACCACCGCAATATCTGCTAACCCCATTGGAGCACCAGGGTGTCCGCTATTGGCATTTTGCACCATATCAGCACAAAGAAACCGCAAAGCATTTGCCATCAAAGCATATTCGTTTAACTCATTTTTATCTAACATTTTGTCCCCCTTATTACTTAGGTTGAATTGCTTGCTTGCAAACTTTACAATTAAAAACACCGCCTGCACGAATCTTTTTATCTACATCTATCGGCACATAATGCACCTTATTAGGACAACTGCAAAAATATTCAATTTTTTTGTTTTCAGTTTGCACAGGCTTTTCTTCAGGTTTTGGTTCTGTTGGTTTTATAGGGAGCGGGCAGGTATTGCGGCGAAATTTTTCAATTTGCATATCCTCTTTAATAATATGCACCAAAAGCCAATTTTTTGCAATTTTTGCAATCTCATCTTTTAAATCGTTAAGATTCTGCACACGCGTTACTGCACTTACCATATCCCTAATAATGTCTTGATGAATTGCCCTATGTGCCTCCAAACGAGGAAAAGAAATGGATTGCATATACTCTTCCTCGTCTTTAAAATGCTCCTTTGTATATTCAAGCAATTCACGTAAAACCCCAATCACTTCCTCTTTGCTTGATTTTTTTTCTGTCATCATATAGGCACGACCTGCGA comes from the Helicobacter ganmani genome and includes:
- the tkt gene encoding transketolase, which produces MLDKNELNEYALMANALRFLCADMVQNANSGHPGAPMGLADIAVVLGFHIRLNPKNPKWINRDRLIFSGGHASALVYSLLHLWGFEVSLEDLKNFRKFGSKTPGHPEYKHTPGVEITTGPLGQGIANAVGFAMAGKLAASMLGEDLIHHKVYCLCGDGDLEEGISYEAASLAGHHGLNNLILIYDSNNITIEGDCCIAMSENIKARFEAQNWEVFSIDGHNFLEIDEALKKAKSALKPVLIIAKTQIAKGSQKFCGSHKAHGAPLGAEEICISKESLGFNPEEQFFIPQSCKIRFQNTAELGELENHKWNQIFAESSQKSLLEEMLKPDFSKIVYPNFEEQEAQGKAIATRASNGIILNAIAQALPGFVGGSADLAPSNNTELKGKGDFPKGRNFHFGIREHAMGAISNAMANYGLFLPFCATFFVFSDYLAPSVRVASLMQSKVFYIWTHDSIGVGEDGATHEPIEQLSHFRAMPNLNVFRPCDAFENVACWQVAFEIKGPCAFVLSRQNLPILEKVSKENVQKGAYLKLASKLDLQNPKITLLASGSEIELALKSAEKLEQEGISTQVVSVPCYDLFIQESKDYRDSLLKGKVIALEASRALEWFAFAEEVIGMSSFGASGKGEELFKYFGFSVENVIQTAKKHLG
- a CDS encoding bacteriohemerythrin — encoded protein: MLPAWSKEISVHNEKIDEQHKKLFEIAGRAYMMTEKKSSKEEVIGVLRELLEYTKEHFKDEEEYMQSISFPRLEAHRAIHQDIIRDMVSAVTRVQNLNDLKDEIAKIAKNWLLVHIIKEDMQIEKFRRNTCPLPIKPTEPKPEEKPVQTENKKIEYFCSCPNKVHYVPIDVDKKIRAGGVFNCKVCKQAIQPK